A single window of Apodemus sylvaticus chromosome 4, mApoSyl1.1, whole genome shotgun sequence DNA harbors:
- the Kcna3 gene encoding potassium voltage-gated channel subfamily A member 3: MTVVPGDHLLEPEAAGGGGGDPPQGGCGSGGGGGCDRYEPLPPALPAAGEQECCGERVVINISGLRFETQLKTLCQFPETLLGDPKRRMRYFDPLRNEYFFDRNRPSFDAILYYYQSGGRIRRPVNVPIDIFSEEIRFYQLGEEAMEKFREDEGFLREEERPLPRRDFQRQVWLLFEYPESSGPARGIAIVSVLVILISIVIFCLETLPEFRDEKDYPSSPSQDVFEAANNSTGTPSGASSFSDPFFVVETLCIIWFSFELLVRFFACPSKATFSRNIMNLIDIVAIIPYFITLGTELAERQGNGQQAMSLAILRVIRLVRVFRIFKLSRHSKGLQILGQTLKASMRELGLLIFFLFIGVILFSSAVYFAEADDPSSGFNSIPDAFWWAVVTMTTVGYGDMHPVTIGGKIVGSLCAIAGVLTIALPVPVIVSNFNYFYHRETEGEEQAQYMHVGSCQHLSSSAEELRKARSNSTLSKSEYMVIEEGGVNHSAFPQTPFKTGNSTATCTTNNNPNSCVNIKKIFTDV, from the coding sequence ATGACCGTGGTGCCCGGGGACCACCTGCTGGAGCCAGAGGCGGCGGGAGGCGGCGGCGGGGACCCGCCTCAGGGAGGCTGTGGCAGTGGCGGTGGAGGCGGCTGCGACCGCTACGAGCCACTGCCGCCCGCGCTGCCCGCCGCGGGCGAGCAGGAATGCTGCGGGGAGCGTGTGGTCATCAACATCTCCGGGCTGCGCTTCGAGACGCAGCTCAAgaccctctgccagttccccgAGACGCTGCTGGGCGACCCCAAGCGGCGCATGCGGTACTTCGACCCGCTCCGCAATGAGTACTTCTTCGACCGCAACCGACCCAGCTTCGACGCCATCCTCTACTACTACCAGTCCGGGGGCCGCATCCGCCGGCCGGTCAACGTGCCCATCGACATCTTCTCCGAAGAGATCCGCTTCTACCAGCTGGGTGAGGAGGCCATGGAAAAGTTCCGTGAGGATGAGGGCTTCCTGCGGGAGGAGGAGCGACCCCTGCCCCGCCGTGACTTCCAGCGCCAGGTGTGGCTGCTCTTCGAATACCCCGAGAGCTCCGGGCCGGCCCGGGGCATTGCCATCGTGTCAGTGCTGGTCATTCTCATCTCCATTGTCATCTTCTGCTTGGAGACGCTACCCGAGTTTCGCGATGAGAAAGACTATCCCTCCTCCCCGTCGCAGGACGTGTTTGAGGCTGCCAACAACAGTACGGGGACCCCGTCTGGAGCCTCCAGCTTCTCAGACCCCTTCTTCGTGGTGGAGACCCTGTGCATTATCTGGTTCTCCTTTGAGCTGCTGGTACGGTTCTTTGCTTGCCCCAGTAAAGCCACCTTCTCCAGAAATATCATGAACCTGATAGACATTGTGGCCATCATCCCTTATTTTATCACTCTGGGCACCGAGCTGGCTGAGCGACAGGGTAATGGGCAGCAGGCCATGTCGCTGGCCATCCTGAGGGTCATCCGCCTAGTGAGGGTCTTCCGCATCTTCAAGCTCTCCCGCCATTCTAAGGGGCTGCAGATCCTGGGACAGACACTGAAGGCTTCCATGCGGGAGCTGGGGcttctcatcttcttcctctttatcGGGGTCATCCTTTTCTCCAGTGCAGTCTACTTTGCTGAGGCAGACGACCCTTCTTCAGGTTTTAACAGTATCCCGGATGCCTTCTGGTGGGCAGTGGTAACCATGACAACCGTTGGTTATGGTGATATGCACCCAGTGACCATAGGAGGCAAGATTGTGGGCTCTCTTTGTGCCATCGCAGGGGTCTTGACCATTGCATTGCCGGTTCCTGTGATTGTTTCCAACTTCAACTACTTCTACCACCGGGAGACAGAAGGGGAAGAGCAAGCCCAGTACATGCACGTGGGAAGTTGCCAGCACCTCTCCTCTTCAGCCGAGGAGCTCCGAAAAGCCCGGAGTAACTCCACTCTGAGTAAGTCGGAGTATATGGTGATCGAAGAGGGGGGTGTGAACCACAGCGCCTTCCCACAGACCCCTTTCAAAACGGGCAACTCCACTGCCACTTGCACCACGAACAATAATCCCAACTCCTGTGTCAACATCAAAAAGATATTCACTGATGTCTAA